One stretch of Euphorbia lathyris chromosome 7, ddEupLath1.1, whole genome shotgun sequence DNA includes these proteins:
- the LOC136201275 gene encoding L10-interacting MYB domain-containing protein-like — MDSESGNFSKQERSRTRWTASLDKIFADLVVNQIQLGNRPNNVFDKKTWNHIRDEFNRQTDLNFNNNQLRKHLDVLRTRFYNLKTAFVQNEFTMEDSCCIGFDLWEDLGPQVRQEPVKVKDCPIYEQLCTIFTDTSADGKYAQSSHFEGLEKTAVNESAGLTSHPVGASAHSENPSSSRPVQGNSLLPDQIAKDIAERKRKRSIERQSSLEQNKKDEEINEAMAESLMEMIAASRWIKVAAKQNDERFSITNCIKALDDIGEIDQQFYFAALDLFEDPNLRETFLSLRGNQIKLTWLQGKLAKSTIFL, encoded by the exons ATGGATAGTGAATCTGGTAATTTTTCTAAGCAAGAACGTTCAAGAACAAGGTGGACAGCATCCCTGGATAAGATATTTGCAGACTTGGTGGTGAATCAGATTCAGCTTGGAAACAGACCGAACAATGTTTTTGACAAGAAAACTTGGAATCACATACGTGATGAGTTCAACAGGCAGACGGATCTCAATTTCAATAACAATCAATTGAGGAAGCACCTAGATGTATTGCGGACGCGCTTTTACAATTTGAAGACAGCTTTTGTTCAAAATGAGTTTACTATGGAGGACTCCTGCTGTATTGGATTTGATTTATGGGAAGACCTTGGG CCACAGGTTAGGCAGGAACCAGTTAAAGTGAAGGACTGCCCTATATACGAGCAACTATGCACAATATTTACAGATACATCAGCTGATGGAAAGTATGCCCAATCGAGTCACTTTGAAGGATTGGAGAAAACAGCGGTAAACGAATCCGCAGGCTTAACTTCACATCCTGTTGGTGCATCCGCTCATTCCGAAAATCCATCATCATCAAGGCCAGTGCAAGGAAACTCCTTATTGCCGGATCAGATAGCGAAGGATATAGCAGAGAGAAAAAGGAAACGTTCTATAGAGAGACAATCTTCTTTGGAGCAGAACAAGAAGGATGAAGAAATAAATGAAGCAATGGCTGAATCCTTGATGGAGATGATAGCTGCTTCAAGGTGGATTAAAGTTGCAGCAAAACAAAATGATGAAAGATTTAGTATAACTAATTGCATTAAAGCACTAGATGATATAGGAGAAATTGATCAGCAGTTCTACTTTGCAGCTTTGGACCTTTTCGAGGACCCGAATTTACGGGAAACATTTCTTTCTTTGAGAGGTAATCAGATAAAATTGACTTGGTTACAGGGGAAGTTGGCTAAATCCACCATTTTCCTTTAG